Within the Meleagris gallopavo isolate NT-WF06-2002-E0010 breed Aviagen turkey brand Nicholas breeding stock chromosome 21, Turkey_5.1, whole genome shotgun sequence genome, the region CAGCTGCCCCAAACCCTCTCCACACACCTCTCCTGGGCTCTGCACTGGGGATGGCGTCAGGGGTGGCACAGCAGAGCATGTCAGCAGTGACATTGCTGTCCTCGGCGGCAGCCACGCTGTTATCAGCCAAGAGGTCATGGCCGTGTCCTCCGACAGTGGGACTGGGCTCTGACATGTGCCTGGAAGTCAGTGCTGGTGCCCATGGGCTGCGTCTGCCTCCGTAGGAACCCACAGCCCAGCCACAATGTCCCAACCCTACGGCCAAAGCATGGCACCAGCCCCCTCCCTGGGGTCTCTTGAGGACCCCTGCAGTGGGGACAGCACTGTCCCCGTAGCAAAGGCAGAATAAATGGTAAATGAGGAGCTTTTCAGAGAGGACGCAAGGAAATAAGGAGGAAGCACATCTGGACATGGGTGCCCAAGGCCGGTGAGGGCGCGTGGAGTGTGTGCCAGCAGGGCCACGGATGCTTGTGGTCTGGCCGGATCGGGTGCGTTTCTGGAATATTT harbors:
- the LOC109370686 gene encoding uncharacterized protein LOC109370686, producing MGCQPCSGCWAATLAQLQAPIYLFTSEIPQAGCRHAPSSSGGTEIFQKRTRSGQTTSIRGPAGTHSTRPHRPWAPMSRCASSLFPCVLSEKLLIYHLFCLCYGDSAVPTAGVLKRPQGGGWCHALAVGLGHCGWAVGSYGGRRSPWAPALTSRHMSEPSPTVGGHGHDLLADNSVAAAEDSNVTADMLCCATPDAIPSAEPRRGVWRGFGAAVGWGCSPHKWLQPACLLQQWFWLRAHLMSRVDRNYHDTSWHPDAWFCRLHCSSCHGLGHFLWCCGAGISRCSSVWHEDNPPCHPAGLRALCPQHYSSRPPQCGATRNLNTAL